A part of Leishmania panamensis strain MHOM/PA/94/PSC-1 chromosome 34 sequence genomic DNA contains:
- a CDS encoding hypothetical protein (TriTrypDB/GeneDB-style sysID: LpmP.34.2100) yields the protein MPLCTLSAHPCRRRPTQLGCAGPLQRSFCTLTGVRQQRSSASPRGCRHSKANGADTVAAFSKQNLLSPFGHALQGSSRGPQGLFAEPLDAWLSVLADSVPFHKDCLVICPSTASKAQVRCIWDRCRSHIPGAHIGTLIPRKYEAGRAITANAAQTRLSPPGSTFAGHPLDVEPSMSTAAVSSVPCSSGGDYLTSASTARMPSLYSPLEHVAPSSLDLIVLASNVFAREMLFDAPWHLSLAHRTLRPHGVVAILGHVAEAEVAAPEWAATDTSDYINSTHQDARETLQLTAITAARELTTDDNHACHLRRAVEVHETLRCGHADVFFPFPSVRRRWFTSEYALQPAQLAAHYRAAPLYQSLYGPTGSLWWNKMRFKADVLQRQRKAALPADGNQEDFFVDVTETPPDGAASLGQGTESPLEDLVAAWSPLGVRRRRGVEDPLDTLQAILEAHTAAVNIPAAKPLLRVQLHHFVVTCSARRINATPLSEGRTGLYGDRLAALGGGQRLSLPANERPRARGV from the coding sequence GTGCACTTTATCGGCACACCCATGTAGGCGGCGACCGACTCAGCTGGGCTGTGCAGGCCCTCTGCAGCGTAGTTTTTGCACGCTCACAGGCGTGCGGCAGCAACGATCATCAGCTTCACCACGAGGCTGTCGACACTCGAAGGCCAACGGTGCTGACACAGTAGCTGCATTTTCGAAACAAAACCTCCTGTCACCATTCGGACATGCTCTACAGGGCTCATCACGAGGTCCACAAGGCCTTTTTGCGGAGCCGCTCGACGCGTGGCTTTCCGTACTCGCGGACTCCGTTCCCTTTCACAAAGACTGCCTCGTAATTTGCCCGTCCACGGCATCAAAGGCGCAGGTTCGGTGCATCTGGGACCGCTGTCGATCACACATTCCCGGTGCTCACATCGGTACCCTGATTCCACGCAAGTACGAGGCAGGCAGGGCAATCACTGCGAACGCTGCCCAAACTCGGCTGTCGCCGCCGGGCAGCACCTTCGCAGGCCACCCGCTTGATGTAGAACCATCGATGTCGACGGCGGCTGTGTCATCCGTGCCGTGTAGCAGTGGTGGGGACTATCTTACGAGCGCCTCTACAGCTCGGATGCCTTCCCTGTATTCCCCGCTCGAGCACGTTGCTCCGAGCTCTCTGGACCTTATTGTGCTGGCCAGTAACGTGTTTGCCCGTGAGATGCTTTTCGACGCCCCGTGGCACTTATCCCTCGCGCACCGCACTCTGCGCCCGCACGGAGTCGTTGCCATCCTCGGCCACGtcgcagaggcggaggtcGCTGCGCCGGAGTGGGCGGCGACAGATACGAGCGATTACATCAATAGTACACACCAGGATGCGCGAGAAACACTGCAGCTGACTGCCATCACCGCTGCCAGAGAATTAACCACCGATGACAACCACGCGTGCCATCTGCGTCGCGCTGTCGAGGTACACGAGACACTGCGCTGCGGCCATGCTGAtgtctttttccctttccctagtgtgcgccgtcgctggtTTACATCTGAGTACGCTCTTCAACCCGCCCAACTGGCAGCTCACTACCGCGCAGCCCCGCTGTATCAATCTCTCTACGGGCCGACGGGATCCTTGTGGTGGAATAAGATGCGGTTCAAGGCAGACGTGctacagcggcagcgaaagGCTGCTCTGCCGGCAGATGGCAATCAAGAGGATTTTTTTGTCGATGTTACAGAAACCCCCCCGGATGGAGCTGCTAGCCTGGGCCAGGGTACCGAAAGTCCTCTGGAGGACCTTGTTGCAGCGTGGTCTCCGCTCGGCgtgcggcgtcgccgcggtGTGGAAGATCCGCTAGACACGCTGCAGGCCATTCTCGAAGCCCACACTGCCGCTGTTAATATACCCGCCGCGAAGCCGCTATTGCGGGTGCAACTGCACCACTTTGTGGTGACGTGCAGTGCACGTCGTATCAACGCAACACCGTTGTCAGAGGGGCGGACGGGGCTGTACGGGGATCGACTTGCAGCGCttggaggagggcagcgtcTTTCCCTCCCAGCAAACGAAAGGCCGAGGGCGCGAGGTGTGTGA
- a CDS encoding hypothetical protein (TriTrypDB/GeneDB-style sysID: LpmP.34.2110) yields the protein MNFVNTYLLLPLQRKIFKNFGHYDYQTSTFHLNEERVNEVFFDPAYNPFVDVLRETSHASAVASSKAAAATAQQQQQQHLRSFSPSVRRRNTTNDADAGLQVSPPPPSEPWIGPGPNEAAAVTVAEEARRNKELPASAPRSPSVRLLSGKIRSAGLVSFLRRVTTQKSLTVESIDLVFDVATTTIAKSTDGFPTDTSSLATQSMGVPQDSEDDTVHQRDGAPLPDPAAAALGLSLEEDEYTTPTMQHLFSRRIRRDEVGTLARSYSIEDHSCLRNKAGDPGSSPDAAGEDFGYLDAGSGSRGADGSTRPVSPKEGSTTQFHTVEDLMTYLKQQLQGVAVGVQEVRLTFCVPPAGAAGSLLCSTDSENRCSGRPHGAARPSAMGAQLRMRSGTRVLHLSCRRGLRFTVDESTGAAVEDMQCTASIQDWQCYVHVMADDGPLPSEFSLDDLVLATSTTFTAGDTGQSLRSSARDDSESAVGVPFTVRVARRGASAAADAGTTSPSPPLVSTGVPPPPKVLVEVDAAEGWSVVLSAVQMAHLVDMVKQVIGDTTGSCGDAVSAGSFSEFSSAVELPRTTTELEKQVAAASLHSGEAVTASALTATQLRAAAKYVSVHCGGCSISLLTQSVVDTNAVACAWRCALSSQQLALLDPRTYDPFQQRTAGLTLPVYEALTTAHFTYVMRDVDVLFPNIDAEAPLSPSTSLLSASGVFQQSARKRKIYRRIFDNKLADPAVTEQLARAHTAAASFNSGSGASFFLGVGSISFLEYRHATAATAAASGQRNATLPYSSSNANVGAAPFLSPSLGHSVRPAKLMHAERSPYALVIFHRSTPPLPEQVSSVGVLVPPPPPCLHIYQETIVVGVANISVQLDPGLVEVLTMYGTTVEELIRRMGCAGQGCKREPNRTAEALTGATGSSARQLSSPPLPTPSPSPMTRTRSSVKVLLESVDASIRFPLQTNRATASSEHPLDLVDGASAPTTSPASAAGAPQSLLLARLLQRLRESSLDAHCHNRALLRRHARQAKCDESGIATSPTTAKLAEVTVDSMIAVQEELGFPEDVDRRARFLPELLRFSLRDLQVVHTPSATTVSRGVDVAAPTAAVYRPASTSVKWREAVVYLQDILEQTKSELFRVDYSHEMNINVTHTSLPGLAGGAWRALERVLALQVRLGEITTTALTQDDYLLATHYVNELLLTLSRCRQRLHACRVAAAAREPASSASPGGQATMAAVVSVQSAGLLVPDEAGAASMDVSDVSRSLNMSVDGVRPSECREESFKHPAGTVAEAFAMADARTADRGSVGARVSKRVASVDIQDSTSGPKPQDSGSGYDGGTTGSLRNAVPELWRLLDTTCTSLDVHISRIRLGLFAPRLSPMGQVVGEPLYRCLPKAQRRCLVDLNCLYHLYIMELVDVSVRGLSGDGALANAGQANYARVRLGDFSLWERQPVRVPPLTSCDRRETGGETEVAAAPLLSRSYVSNPVGSGNTLPGSHGLAGGTYRDLAYYMPNPKAAYPGHRRSGNLVQLVQSYTEVQANEKEGGGRRQRDGYDVTEGDGDCGGQWVSSSSRVLSEIWSAYVRELQSMVPMAGPAAHAPLPSARESGVCEVRLLEIAMALPIAAATHCRHTTPLVPTSCSAELVPPNRRYLWLQLTGLGLHHAVAYNGDHLAAVLKQYFSGGDGTVAPVGSVVPGGGEARGAAEGLATSVLTEEPLWTTKVHVNIVNLMATYRPHGAGRSLAVLLLPRASVLIKLPGTAPASTASSEAKETIIPPEELGNVGAATRSPATSSPPPASADLSVPLKMHAQAWLHTSLPLYVCNDCDVEALVHEVINPAESDDWGVDLESAGFVRLCEVVSTATFSSPSSRTADMQESTDDADLPSVPRSASFSPTPNLFLTVRSQGLGASGPGADGGGSTREESGSTDCAYLAPAVSMHLQHVELSAFMAKDSFEVFRELVEAWGSGADLEATEAPAALVMRSGPGFEWVAEEVARSCAPMTFRVNPYLMTRDRTAEADASSRGVLTSPFGEPIMRTIASVDDYTSHCPFLPSNTSLRSSHDFESPWTVPESSQLGPAAGIGGFSASYLACRSSTSAYGYNHWLDALRASHGRDPKLYDTYQTRAAQLLDGAPWVPLRQSVHLDSSHASGVRQEGKRRDASASRPLELSTDAVSKSRRYAEVWDTISVPSDDDDKLTEEEEVAAVAPTRGGSDARGGASFLSPRLQLQRKVAAAAAEISLSSSFSDLEDMAASGAQLRWCILASGNPVASSFLSSGDVRHCGDHVVSNAVDGGTPEAAEASIDLFAACNGHPHFLSCWSRERVEAAWQRRAVRLNRLDGTDDSLLHDTAEKYLYPPVELEFFLSDCSLNLSFYEGTDLMSAAVRRQRRGYLQIVSRGASLAQAAPYIFGGDRRSEPALRAMSSNSASADPGAPSFRADTAAPAHDPSHTHDGGKKSLISRYSHSTTVDTGATWALHTVSSESSALRLERLQDRGCRSGFGDRDANKRLVLSCRDITVQMDTFSQGSEEDLWFHVVVGEVTVFDCINTSDVHRLLTATPKPPASLAAQQRRDSSDVRFHAEVSDVKHGGIGIHSGASDARQLELTGLLTSSKSVLMAASGGMTETSRASFTVSHFQQGGSELSLVIRLQPMSLTWSGASVDFVQSFFSVSASPPTSPGSSTGAAAIAALAPSVPATEAGIISGTEAPPLFYRRVVILPTTLTAAGSFESNKGVLAALSEGNSLDALRSIPVLSWISLQEIPLPIPFIRVEDCSNVAMLLQRIVEDSNCVSIRFLLTAFCCGLQPLSAVTRVGEAAKGLLLLPLSNYRGAALHHAIRTASSVFMQELLTQASGIAALLASGSYHASRSLLEILVEPQYCALTIEEPSRAAQPTGVADGWRQGQEQLRVGLQESLTMASCCTGPDGSLLRVPAAALRLLMGVSGAATTILWGVRNSQGSALRERDGHIYKKKS from the coding sequence ATGAACTTTGTGAACACCTACCTGCTCCTTCCACTGCAGCGTAAGATTTTCAAGAACTTCGGCCACTATGACTACCAGACGAGCACATTCCACCTCAACGAGGAGCGGGTAAATGAGGTCTTCTTCGACCCCGCTTATAACCCGTTTGtcgacgtgctgcgcgagacgTCGCACGCGTCGGCGGTCGCGTCATccaaggcggcggcagcgacggcacagcagcagcagcagcaacacctgcgctccttctctcccagtGTGCGAAGACGGAATACCACAAACGATGCCGATGCTGGTCTTCAAGTgtctccaccgccaccaagTGAACCCTGGATTGGACCAGGCCCCAATGAAGCCGCAGCGGTGACTGTGgcggaagaggcgaggaggaatAAGGAGCTCCCTGCCAGCGCACCACGCAGCCCATCAGTGCGACTACTCAGCGGGAAGATTCGCTCCGCCGGGCTTGTGTCGTTCCTACGCCGAGTCACGACGCAAAAGTCGTTGACGGTTGAGTCTATAGATTTGGTCTTTGATGTGGCCACCACGACGATTGCCAAGTCAACGGACGGCTTTCCCACGGACACTTCGTCTCTAGCCACCCAGTCCATGGGTGTACCGCAGGATTCGGAGGACGATACCGTACATCAGCGGGACGGTGCACCTCTCCCGgatccagcagcagcagcgctggggcTGTCTCTTGAGGAAGACGAATACACGACCCCTACGATGCAGCACCTGTTCTCAAGGCGTATTCGACGCGACGAGGTGGGGACACTGGCACGATCGTACTCCATTGAGGATCATTCATGTCTACGCAACAAAGCGGGCGATCCAGGTAGCTCACCCGACGCGGCAGGGGAGGACTTTGGCTATTTGGACGCAGGCTCCGGGTCTCGAGGCGCTGATGGCTCTACGAGGCCAGTAAGCCCCAAAGAAGGTTCTACAACGCAGTTTCACACCGTCGAGGACCTGATGACGTACCTtaagcagcagctgcaaggCGTGGCGGTAggcgtgcaggaggtgcgcctcACCTTCTGCGTCCCACCCGCTGGTGCCGCCGGGTCACTTCTGTGCAGCACAGACTCCGAGAACCGCTGCAGTGGACGACCACATGGGGCTGCACGGCCAAGTGCCATGGGggcacagctgcgcatgcgcaGTGGTACACGTGTCCTGCATCTGTCGTGTCGTCGAGGACTGCGCTTCACAGTGGACGAGTCCACCGGGGCGGCTGTGGAGGATATGCAATGCACGGCGAGCATACAGGATTGGCAGTGCTATGTTCACGTGATGGCCGATGATGGCCCGTTGCCATCGGAGTTCTCCCTGGATGACTTAGTCCTCGCGACGTCCACAACATTCACCGCAGGTGATACAGGGCAGTCACTGAGGTCATCAGCGAGGGATGACAGCGAGTCCGCTGTGGGGGTACCCTTCACAGTCCGTGTTGCCCGGCGAGGTGCCAGTGCGGCTGCCGACGCCGGTACTACTTCGCCTTCCCCTCCGCTGGTGTCTACTggtgtgccgccgccgccaaaggTTCTTGTCGAAGTGGACGCCGCAGAAGGCTGGAGCGTTGTTCTCTCTGCAGTGCAGATGGCGCACCTGGTGGACATGGTGAAGCAGGTAATCGGCGACACGACGGGTTCTTGCGGTGACGCGGTCTCTGCAGGCAGCTTTTCTGAATTCTCTTCGGCTGTGGAACTCCCCAGAACAACGAcagagctggagaagcaAGTAGCGGCGGCATCACTACATTCTGGTGAGGCCGTCACTGCCTCCGCCTTGACCGCCACacagctgcgcgccgccgccaagtATGTGAGCGTGCATTGTGGTGGGTGCTCTATCAGTTTACTGACACAGTCCGTCGTCGACACCAACGCtgtggcgtgtgcgtggcgtTGCGCGCTTTCCTCACAGCAGCTAGCCCTTCTCGACCCACGGACGTACGACCCATTTCAACAACGGACTGCTGGCTTAACCCTGCCCGTGTACGAGGCCCTCACCACGGCACATTTCACGTATGTCATGCGTGATGTGGACGTACTATTTCCAAACATCGATGCGGAGGcgcccctctcgccctccacgtcgctgctgagtgCCAGTGGCGTTTTTCAGCAATCTGCAAGGAAGCGGAAAATTTACCGACGGATCTTTGACAACAAGCTGGCCGACCCTGCCGTGACAGAGCAACTTGCCAGAGCGCACACTGCTGCAGCCAGCttcaacagcggcagcggtgcgagTTTCTTCCTTGGGGTTGGATCCATTTCGTTCTTGGAGTACcgccacgccaccgccgccaccgccgccgcctccgggCAACGCAACGCGACGTTGCCTTATTCGTCTTCCAACGCTAACGTAGGTGCGGCACCGTTCTTGTCGCCCTCGCTGGGGCACTCGGTGCGTCCTGCTAAGCTCATGCACGCTGAGCGCAGTCCATACGCCTTGGTCATTTTCCACCGTTCCACACCGCCACTTCCGGAGCAAGTGTCTAGCGTGGGAGTATTAgttccgcctccaccaccctgCTTGCATATCTACCAGGAGACTATTGTCGTTGGTGTGGCCAACATTTCTGTCCAACTCGACCCAGGACTGGTAGAAGTTCTCACGATGTACGGCACCACTGTTGAAGAGCTGATCCGCCGGATGGGTTGCGCAGGGCAGGGGTGCAAAAGGGAACCAAATCGCACTGCTGAGGCTCTGACCGGCGCAACAGGCTCGTCAGCTCGTCAGCTCTCTTCGCCGCCATTACCAACACCGTCCCCGTCACCCATGACCCGCACCCGCAGCTCCGTCAAGGTGCTTCTGGAGAGTGTCGATGCGTCGATTCGGTTCCCACTCCAGACGAACAGGGCCACAGCCTCTTCGGAGCATCCACTCGATCTTGTTGATGGCGCCTCGGCGCCTACCACATCCCCCGCctcagctgcaggcgcgccgcAATCGTTGCTGCTTGCGCGTCTTCTGCAGCGCTTACGAGAGTCAAGCTTGGATGCCCACTGTCATAACCGGGcactcctccgccgccatgCGCGGCAAGCGAAGTGCGACGAGAGCGGCATCGCGACATCACCGACGACGGCAAAGCTGGCCGAGGTGACGGTTGACTCAATGATCgctgtgcaggaggagctgggGTTTCCCGAGGACGTCGATAGGCGAGCGCGCTTCCTGCCGGAGTTGCTGCGCTTTTCGCTGCGCGACTTGCAGGTGGTGCACACACCATCCGCGACTACGGTCTCTCGCGGAGTCGACGTAGCAGCTCCTACGGCAGCGGTTTATAGGCCCGCCAGCACGTCCGTCAAATGGCGTGAGGCGGTCGTATATTTGCAGGATATCCTGGAGCAGACCAAGTCGGAGCTGTTTCGAGTAGACTACAGTCACGAGATGAACATCAACGTGACGCACACCAGTCTCCCTGGCCTTGCTGGAGGCGCCTGGAGAGCATTGGAGCGCGttctggcgctgcaggtacGGCTCGGTGAGATCACAACGACTGCGCTAACGCAGGACGACTATCTGCTCGCTACTCACTACGTGAATGAGTTGCTGTTGACGCTGTCGCggtgccgccagcgcctgcacgccTGCAGGGTAGCTGCTGCGGCAAGAGAGCCAgccagcagcgcatcaccgGGTGGCCAAGCCACTATGGCAGCTGTGGTCTCTGTGCAGTCAGCCGGTCTACTGGTCCCCGACGAAGCGGGGGCAGCATCGATGGATGTCTCGGATGTAAGCCGGTCTTTGAACATGTCTGTAGACGGCGTACGACCTAGCGAGTGCCGTGAAGAATCCTTCAAGCATCCTGCCGGCACCGTTGCAGAAGCCTTCGCCATGGCAGATGCACGGACCGCGGACAGGGGCTCTGTCGGAGCGAGGGTGAGCAAGCGCGTGGCGAGCGTAGACATTCAGGATAGTACTTCGGGGCCCAAACCTCaagacagcggcagcggctatGATGGTGGTACCACAGGTTCGTTGAGGAATGCCGTTCCAGAACTGTGGCGTCTCTTGGACACGACGTGCACATCACTTGACGTGCACATCAGTCGCATTCGTCTGGGACTCTTCGCGCCTCGTCTCTCACCGATGGGTCAGGTGGTCGGGGAGCCGCTCTACCGGTGTCTCCCGAAGgctcagcggcgctgcctggTCGACCTAAACTGTCTCTATCACCTTTACATAATGGAGCTTGTTgacgtgtctgtgcgcggGCTgagtggcgacggcgcccTCGCCAATGCCGGACAGGCAAACTACGCGCGTGTTCGATTGGGTGACTTCTCCTTGTGGGAGCGGCAGCCGGTGCGGGTGCCGCCACTCACGTCTTGCGATCGTCGCGAAACTGGCGGAGAGAcagaggtggcggcagcgccgttgcTCTCCAGGAGCTACGTATCCAACCCCGTAGGGTCCGGTAATACGCTACCGGGGTCGCACGGCCTGGCGGGTGGCACGTACAGAGACTTGGCCTACTATATGCCGAACCCCAAAGCAGCCTACCCTGGGCATCGACGCTCGGGCAATCTggtgcagctggtgcagAGCTACACAGAGGTGCAAGCcaacgaaaaggaggggggtggcagGCGCCAGAGAGACGGATACGATGTGACTGAGGGCGATGGCGATTGCGGCGGCCAGTGGGTTAGCAGCAGCTCACGAGTGCTCTCCGAGATTTGGAGTGCCTACGTGCGAGAGCTCCAATCAATGGTCCCGATGGCTGGACCAGCTGCGCACGCTCCGCTGCCCTCCGCTCGGGAGAGCGGTGTGTGCgaggtgcgcctcctcgaAATAGCGATGGCGCTACCCATCGCAGCTGCGACGCACTGCCGTCACACTACGCCGTTGGTTCCTACTTCTTGTAGCGCTGAATTGGTGCCACCCAACAGACGTTACCTGTGGCTACAGCTGACTGGCTTGGGTCTTCATCACGCTGTTGCATACAATGGCGATCATCTGGCGGCGGTACTGAAGCAGTACTTCAGCGGTGGAGATGGCACTGTTGCTCCGGTGGGGTCTGTCGTGccaggtggtggcgaggcgAGGGGCGCGGCTGAGGGGCTTGCCACGTCTGTTTTGACGGAGGAGCCGCTCTGGACGACGAAGGTGCACGTGAACATCGTGAACCTCATGGCCACGTACCGTCCTCACGGGGCCGGTCGCTCACTagcggtactgctgctgccgcgtgcTTCGGTGCTTATAAAGCTTCCAGGGACAGCTCCGGCGTCGACGGCGTCATcggaagcgaaagagaccATCATACCACCTGAAGAGCTAGGGAACGTCGGCGCTGCAACAAGGTCGCCCGCGAcatcgtcgccaccacctgcctCCGCCGATTTATCCGTTCCGCTAAAGATGCATGCCCAGGCGTGGCTTCATACGTCACTGCCGCTTTACGTGTGCAATGACTGTGACGTTGAGGCTCTTGTGCACGAGGTTATCAACCCGGCCGAGAGTGACGACTGGGGCGTTGACCTGGAAAGCGCCGGCTTTGTGCGCCTTTGCGAGGTGGTTTCTACggccaccttctcctccccgTCCTCGCGCACTGCGGATATGCAGGAGAGCACCGATGACGCCGATCTACCTAGCGTGCCCAGATCAGCTTCGTTCTCGCCAACTCCAAACCTGTTTCTCACGGTGCGCTCTCAGGGCTTAGGCGCGTCGGGGCCGggcgctgacggcggcggtagcacgagagaggagagcggctcTACGGACTGCGCCTACTTGGCGCCGGCTGTGTCGATGCATCTGCAACACGTAGAGCTGTCCGCGTTCATGGCAAAGGATTCCTTTGAGGTGTTCCGTGAACTTGTGGAGGCGTGGGGCTCCGGGGCTGACCTGGAGGCAACGGAGGCCCCGGCAGCGCTTGTCATGCGCAGCGGGCCCGGCTTTGAGtgggtggcggaggaggtggcgcgcagctgcgccccCATGACATTCCGTGTGAACCCTTACCTCATGACCAGGGATAGAACTGCGGAAGCAGATGCAAGTAGTAGGGGGGTTTTAACCTCTCCATTCGGTGAGCCGATTATGCGCACCATTGCGAGTGTCGATGACTACACGTCGCACTGCCCATTCCTGCCGTCAAACACGTCGTTGCGATCGTCTCACGACTTCGAGTCGCCGTGGACGGTGCCGGAAAGCTCGCAGTTAGGACCTGCTGCCGGCATTGGTGGCTTCAGCGCCTCCTACTTGGCGTGCCggagcagcacgagcgcGTACGGCTACAATCACTGGCTCGATGCTCTACGCGCTTCGCACGGACGAGATCCGAAGCTCTACGACACGTACCAGACACGCGCCGCCCAGCTCCTTGATGGTGCGCCgtgggtgccgctgcgccaaaGCGTACACCTTGATTCCTCGCACGCAAGCGGCGTGAGGCAAGAAGGAAAACGGCGCGACGCGAGCGCCTCTCGGCCACTTGAGTTGTCCACTGATGCCGTGTCGAAGTCCCGACGCTATGCCGAAGTCTGGGACACCATTTCCGTACcaagcgacgacgatgacaagctgacggaggaggaagaggtggcggcagtggcgccaacgcgcggcggcagcgacgcacgTGGAGGGGCATCATTCCTGTCACCCCGGCTGCAACTACAAAGGAAggtagctgctgctgctgctgagatcTCCCTGTCCTCGTCTTTCTCCGATCTGGAGGATATGGCGGCGTCTGGAGCCCAGCTGCGATGGTGCATTCTAGCGTCTGGGAATCCTGTTGCATCGTCGTTCTTGTCTTCGGGCGATGTCCGACACTGCGGCGATCATGTCGTCTCCAATGCCGTCGATGGCGGCACACCCGAAGCCGCAGAGGCGAGCATTGACCTGTTCGCTGCGTGCAACGGGCATCCGCACTTCCTCAGCTGCTGGTCACGCGAGCGTGTCGAGGCCGCGTGGCAGAGGCGTGCCGTGCGTCTCAACCGACTCGACGGCACCGATgactccctcctccatgaCACCGCTGAGAAGTACCTCTACCCCCCGGTTGAGCTTGAGTTCTTCTTGAGCGATTGCTCCCTCAACCTCAGTTTCTACGAAGGAACCGActtgatgtcggcggccgTCCGGAGACAGCGGCGGGGCTACCTGCAGATCGTATCGCGAGGTGCAAGcctggcgcaggcggcgccgTACATATTCGGCGGCGACAGACGTTCAGAGCCAGCTTTGCGTGCAatgagcagcaacagcgccagcgctgacCCAGGGGCGCCGTCTTTCAGGGCAgacacggcggcgccagctcATGATCCTTCACACACTCACGACGGGGGGAAGAAGTCCTTGATTTCTCGTTACAGCCACTCCACAACCGTGGACACCGGCGCTACGTGGGCTTTACATACCGTCAGTAGCGAGTCTTCTGCGTTGCGGCTAGAGCGCCTGCAAGATCGTGGCTGTCGCAGTGGGTTTGGCGACCGGGATGCAAACAAGCGACTTGTCCTCAGTTGCCGCGACATCACGGTCCAGATGGACACCTTCTCTCAAGGCTCGGAGGAAGACTTGTGGTTCCACGTCGTGGTGGGGGAGGTAACAGTGTTCGACTGCATCAACACCAGTGATGTTCATCGTCTGCTGACCGCCACGCCGAAGCCACCCGCGTCGCTTGCCGCACAACAGCGGAGAGACAGCAGTGACGTACGTTTCCATGCCGAAGTTTCTGACGTTAAGCACGGCGGCATCGGCATTCACAGTGGCGCAAGTGATGCGCGACAGCTGGAACTGACTGGGCTGCTCACCTCATCCAAGAGCGTGCTTATGGCGGCGAGTGGAGGTATGACGGAGACGTCTCGTGCCTCCTTCACCGTCTCCCATTTCCAGCAGGGCGGGAGTGAGCTTTCGTTGGTGATTCGACTGCAACCGATGTCGCTGACGTGGAGCGGCGCTTCCGTCGACTTTGTGCAgtccttcttctctgtgtcaGCGTCGCCACCCACCTCTCCAGGTAGTAgcacaggtgcagcagcaattGCTGCGTTGGCGCCGTCCGTGCCAGCGACCGAGGCGGGCATCATTTCAGGCACCGAAGCACCTCCCCTTTTCTACCGTCGTGTGGTGATTCTGCCCACAACATTGACCGCCGCCGGCTCCTTCGAGAGCAACAAGGGGGTTCTGGCGGCCCTGTCAGAGGGAAACTCCCTCGATGCCTTGCGTAGCATACCGGTATTATCGTGGATATCGCTGCAGGAGATTCCGCTCCCGATTCCGTTCATACGCGTCGAGGACTGCAGCAACGTTGCCATGcttctgcagcgcatcgtGGAGGACTCAAATTGTGTGTCCATTCGCTTTTTGCTGACGGCGTTTTGCTGTGGACTGCAACCGCTCTCCGCCGTGACGCGTGTGGGTGAGGCGGCAAAAGGccttttgctgctgccgctttccAACTACCGCGGTGCGGCCTTGCATCATGCGATCCGCACGGCGTCTTCTGTGTTcatgcaggagctgctcacACAGGCGTCAGGCATAGCAGCGTTGCTGGCGAGTGGATCCTATCATGCAAGCCGCTCGCTCCTTGAGATACTCGTCGAGCCCCAATATTGTGCGCTCACCATAGAAGAGCCGTCGCGCGCTGCCCAGCCCACCGGTGTCGCAGATGGCTGGCGGCAGGGCcaagagcagctgcgtgttGGACTGCAGGAGTCGCTCACCATggcaagctgctgcaccggccCAGACGGGAGCCTTCTCCGCGTTcccgcagcggcgttgcgtcTTCTCATGGGTGTGTCTGGCGCCGCAACGACAATCCTCTGGGGTGTTCGAAATAGTCAAGGCAGTGCCTTGCGTGAGCGAGATGGCCACATCTACAAAAAGAAGTCTTGA